The window ATGATACAATCATGTGCTATGTGCGAACACGCCATAAAAAAATTGTTATCACCGATAAGGGTCTCACCGCCTCCTTTTACTGTTCCTGTATTGACGGTAATGCACTCTCGAAAGATGTTATTGTTTCCAATTGTAAGCTTTGTCTGTTCACCCTGATACTTGAAATCCTGAGGTTCAGAACCAATCACCGAATAAGGGTAGACAACATTTTTCTCTCCAATTGAGGTATTACCCGTAATCGTGACATTATTTCTGACAACGCTGCCATCACCGATTTTCACCCTCTGATCAATTACCGAAAAAGGCCCTATCTCAACATCTCTGCCAATATCTGCTTCGGGGTGAATTATGGCTGTAGGATGTATCTTCATTTTCAAGAATTATACTTCTACTTAATTATGTAACTGGTTTTTTGATATCTCTATAATCTTTTCTGCCATACGGGCATTGAGATAATGTCCCGATTTGGTAGCAATTATGCGTGCATGCAGCACAAAATTCGTCAAATACAGGTCTCCGATAATGTCCAGAATCTTATGCCTGACACATTCATTGGGAAATCTCAGGGTAGCCGGTGTCATGGACAGCGGTTTTGTTACCGTACCATCCTCCTGGAGAACAAATGTATTATCGTCAGTAACACCTTTCCCCAGGCCCAGCCTTTTAAACTCTTCAACAGCCGTACTTAAGCCAAAAGTCCTCGCAGGTGCTATTTGGGTTACAAAATTTTGTTCTGTCATCTCTATCTCAAAACATTGCCGATTCAGGAATGAGCCATTGAAATCGAGTATATACGATAACGACAGCCCTTTTTCATAAGGCAAAGCCACAATGCTTGCATCACCATCGCTCACCTCTAGTTTACTTTGCAAAAAAAAATTCTTTTTAGGTTTTTCCAGATGGACGATACCCGCCCCTTTTAGCAAACGGGTGAACAGAAGCGAACTTCCATCACCGGCTGGAATCTCTTTCCCGCTTACTTCAATTTCTATGTTATCAATGCCAAGACCCGCCAGAGCCGCCATCACGTGCTCAATGCATCTCACTCCGAAACCATCCTTTTGCAATGAAATATGGCGCTTGCATTCAGACACTGTTTCAATAGTCGCAGACATTCTTGGACGGCTTTCGATATCACTGCGAACAAAGAAAATACCTGTATCCTCAGAGGAAGGCTTAAAACACAGCCTGGCTTCTTCCCCCGTAAATAATCCAAAACCTGAATACTCTACAACCCTTGAAATTGTCCTCTGCTGGTTATTCAATACTTACTTCTTCTCCTTTGTTTTGCTATAGCTGGCATTAAGATTTTGTACCACCCTTGCAGTAATATCAACAGATTTTGAATGATAGAGGACCGTCCTTATCCCTATCTTAAACTGCAGATCTGACATTTGACCACTCTTGAGTTCCGGCTCTTCTTTTTTTATGATAAGGTCGTATCCATCTTTTTTACCAATACTTTCAACTTCTTTTACGACAATTCCATAGACCGTTTCAAAAAACTCTCTATATCTTTTCAGCAGCTGCCTCTCCGCAAACTTTGCGTACCCTTCAAGTTCTACATTTTTTCTCTCCAGCAATTCCTCATTTTTTCTCCTGGTTTCACTCCCCAAATCCAGCAGTTGTGTCTCTTCATCCAGATTTATCATCTCTTTTCTTTTCTGATTTATTTCATTTTGTAATTCCTTTTCCAGGCCCTTTAATTCCTGGTCGAGATCTTTCCGTTTTTCATACTTTTCAAAGACACCGCTTATGTCAACAACCGCGACTTTCAACTCCTTTGCTTCAGCATTCGCACCAACCTGACATAACAGCATACAACAATACAATAAACTTACAACAGCAACCCGCAATAAAAAAATTTTCATAGTAAACACACCCTTTCCCAGTTTTTGGAGAATGAAAAAAGTTATTCTTATTAAAGGCCAGACCCACCAAAATTAAACGTTATAGTCTGTGTATCATCTTCGCTTTTCCGTACTATGGGGATACCAAAGTCTACGGATATGATTGAATTTCCCAAAAAGGGCACACGCATTCGGACACCAAAACCAACCGAAGCACGCATGTTGTTCAAA is drawn from Candidatus Scalindua sp. and contains these coding sequences:
- the lpxC gene encoding UDP-3-O-acyl-N-acetylglucosamine deacetylase — its product is MNNQQRTISRVVEYSGFGLFTGEEARLCFKPSSEDTGIFFVRSDIESRPRMSATIETVSECKRHISLQKDGFGVRCIEHVMAALAGLGIDNIEIEVSGKEIPAGDGSSLLFTRLLKGAGIVHLEKPKKNFFLQSKLEVSDGDASIVALPYEKGLSLSYILDFNGSFLNRQCFEIEMTEQNFVTQIAPARTFGLSTAVEEFKRLGLGKGVTDDNTFVLQEDGTVTKPLSMTPATLRFPNECVRHKILDIIGDLYLTNFVLHARIIATKSGHYLNARMAEKIIEISKNQLHN
- a CDS encoding OmpH family outer membrane protein — translated: MKIFLLRVAVVSLLYCCMLLCQVGANAEAKELKVAVVDISGVFEKYEKRKDLDQELKGLEKELQNEINQKRKEMINLDEETQLLDLGSETRRKNEELLERKNVELEGYAKFAERQLLKRYREFFETVYGIVVKEVESIGKKDGYDLIIKKEEPELKSGQMSDLQFKIGIRTVLYHSKSVDITARVVQNLNASYSKTKEKK